From Permianibacter aggregans, a single genomic window includes:
- the coaBC gene encoding bifunctional phosphopantothenoylcysteine decarboxylase/phosphopantothenate--cysteine ligase CoaBC, with translation MTALTGKHILLGVSGGIAAYKSADLVRRLKDQGAQVKVVMTGGAQTFVTPLTFQALSGEPVHTDLLDADAEAAMGHIELARWADLLLIAPASADLLARMATGMANDLLSTVVLATSAPVAVAPAMNQQMWAHAATQDNIAQLAGRGVQVWGPAAGSQACGEVGLGRMLEPMELVERVMAQFAEKILAGKRVVITAGPTREAIDPVRYLSNHSSGKMGFALAEAAAQAGADVVLVSGPVSLPTPVGCLRVDVDSAEEMKAAVMSAVADSDVFIACAAVADYRAEKIADQKIKKKTDTLTLNLIKNPDILAEVSALSKRPYCVGFAAETEQVLTHAEDKLTRKKLDMIFANDVSRSDIGFGCENNAITALIRRGNGVEQQDLPAQPKRTLARALIQLIAKEYTPHHG, from the coding sequence GTGACTGCATTAACGGGAAAGCACATTTTGCTCGGCGTCAGTGGCGGTATCGCTGCTTATAAAAGTGCCGATCTGGTCCGCCGTCTGAAAGATCAGGGGGCGCAGGTGAAAGTGGTGATGACGGGCGGTGCGCAAACCTTTGTTACGCCGCTGACCTTTCAGGCGCTATCCGGCGAGCCAGTGCATACCGATCTACTCGATGCCGACGCCGAAGCGGCCATGGGCCATATCGAACTGGCGCGCTGGGCCGATTTATTGTTGATTGCGCCGGCCAGTGCCGATTTGCTGGCCCGGATGGCAACAGGCATGGCCAATGATTTATTGAGCACGGTGGTGCTGGCGACCAGTGCCCCGGTGGCGGTCGCCCCGGCAATGAACCAGCAAATGTGGGCGCATGCGGCAACTCAGGACAATATCGCCCAGCTGGCTGGACGTGGTGTGCAGGTATGGGGGCCGGCAGCCGGTAGTCAGGCCTGTGGTGAGGTTGGCCTCGGCCGGATGCTGGAGCCGATGGAGCTGGTCGAGCGGGTCATGGCCCAATTCGCCGAGAAGATTCTGGCCGGCAAGCGTGTTGTGATCACGGCCGGCCCGACCCGGGAAGCCATTGACCCGGTGCGTTATTTGAGCAATCACAGTTCCGGCAAGATGGGGTTTGCGCTGGCCGAAGCGGCCGCCCAGGCCGGTGCCGATGTGGTGCTGGTTTCCGGGCCGGTGTCATTGCCTACGCCGGTCGGCTGTTTGCGGGTCGATGTTGATTCCGCCGAAGAAATGAAAGCCGCCGTGATGTCAGCGGTGGCCGATAGCGATGTTTTTATTGCCTGTGCGGCCGTGGCCGATTACCGGGCCGAGAAAATCGCCGATCAGAAAATCAAGAAAAAGACCGATACGCTGACGCTGAACCTGATCAAGAACCCGGACATCCTGGCCGAAGTATCCGCCTTGTCCAAGCGACCGTACTGTGTTGGCTTCGCAGCGGAAACAGAGCAAGTGCTCACTCATGCTGAAGATAAACTAACTCGGAAAAAGCTCGACATGATTTTCGCCAACGATGTCAGCCGCAGCGATATCGGCTTTGGCTGCGAAAACAATGCCATCACGGCGTTGATCCGGCGCGGCAACGGCGTTGAACAGCAGGATTTGCCAGCCCAGCCCAAGCGCACACTGGCCCGGGCCTTGATTCAATTGATTGCCAAGGAGTACACCCCGCATCATGGCTGA
- the dut gene encoding dUTP diphosphatase — translation MAEIQLKILTPLVGKAIPLPQYATSGSAGLDLRACLNEPLIIEPGTTHLIPTGLAIHIGDPGLAATILPRSGLGHKHGIVLGNLVGLIDSDYQGELMVSCWNRGQTTYTVQPGERIAQLVILPVVQAKFALVEDFDQSARGAGGFGHSGRH, via the coding sequence ATGGCTGAGATTCAGCTCAAGATCCTGACCCCCCTTGTCGGTAAAGCGATTCCGCTGCCGCAGTACGCCACCAGCGGTTCGGCCGGCTTGGATTTGCGCGCCTGCCTCAATGAGCCGCTTATCATTGAGCCGGGAACGACCCATTTGATTCCGACCGGGCTGGCGATTCATATCGGCGACCCGGGTTTGGCGGCGACCATTCTGCCGCGCTCAGGCTTGGGTCATAAGCACGGCATCGTGCTCGGTAACCTGGTCGGGCTCATCGATTCCGACTACCAGGGTGAGCTGATGGTCTCATGTTGGAACCGCGGCCAGACAACGTATACTGTCCAGCCCGGCGAGCGCATTGCCCAGCTGGTGATCCTGCCGGTGGTGCAGGCTAAGTTTGCGCTGGTGGAGGATTTTGACCAATCGGCCCGGGGTGCCGGCGGATTTGGTCATTCTGGTCGCCATTGA
- a CDS encoding phosphomannomutase/phosphoglucomutase, whose amino-acid sequence MKKREIPGVARPQTEAKAAKPKPVAKIVARSTLALSAQWLALSVLTAIFVVVLLYLLTVMGPAQSRTEQYTQTLLGNVADRLALQVSFIRGRVQQLAQHPDIPAALEAEDPTVLPSLERQLSAQLPESIGVRILPQAWHQMDMAGALPVSNVTLDLLRQTREGKTVPPEVIMAGNAREHILLIEPVKQGGKDIGYVLAGMKPELMRSALQGTAGSPGYLELNQVFGEAAQVVAKRGDESLKFGEAPYQVKVGESAWTLFYWPTAEEAASNGTIMATFWGLSALLIVGVGLLAFLIIRSIDRAAHQDASVLLRQLLASAEGKNNFDAAQYGLTVFKDIALTLARQEWSVRRAPAAPEPTETAAAPERKNLPAKEAPAARLAAPEAGRVRLSPEMFRAYDIRGVVGEQLNEEVVRQIGRAIGSEAFERGEQKVIVARDGRLSGPDLLEALKRGLLESGRDVIDLGAVPTPLLYFATHYLSSRSGVMLTGSHNPSNYNGLKIVLAGDTLSGDDIQRLRERIETGNLLSGRGSLERMSIAEDYMAQITSDVALAQPLKIVIDCGNGIAGAVAPDLYRALGCEVIELYCDVDGNFPNHHPDPSKPKNLEKLIETVKAEQADVGLAFDGDGDRLGVVDSNGKIIWPDRQLMLYAMDVLSRHPGTDIIYDVKCSRHLARVISGHGGRPLMWRTGHSLIKGKMRETGALLAGEQSGHIFFKERWYGFDDAIYTGCRLLEILAADFRKSADIFKSLPEGVTTPELNMAISDQRKFAFVDKLAQEGDFAGGQVNTIDGVRVDFADGWGLVRASNTTPALVLRFEADNETALKRIQELFRGQLLMVDPQAQLPF is encoded by the coding sequence GTGAAAAAACGCGAAATTCCCGGCGTTGCCCGCCCGCAGACTGAAGCCAAGGCCGCCAAGCCGAAACCGGTGGCCAAAATCGTCGCCCGCTCAACGCTGGCTCTGTCCGCGCAATGGCTGGCGCTATCGGTGTTGACGGCGATTTTTGTCGTCGTGTTGTTGTACCTGTTGACCGTCATGGGCCCGGCCCAAAGTCGCACCGAACAATACACCCAGACGCTGCTCGGTAATGTAGCGGATCGACTGGCTTTGCAGGTGTCGTTCATTCGCGGCCGGGTGCAGCAACTGGCTCAGCATCCGGATATTCCGGCGGCGCTGGAAGCCGAAGATCCGACGGTGCTGCCGAGCCTTGAGCGCCAGCTTTCGGCCCAGTTGCCAGAGTCGATTGGCGTGCGCATTCTGCCGCAAGCCTGGCACCAGATGGACATGGCCGGCGCACTGCCGGTCAGTAATGTCACGCTTGATCTGCTGCGTCAGACCCGCGAAGGCAAAACGGTTCCGCCGGAAGTGATCATGGCCGGCAATGCCCGCGAACACATTCTGCTGATCGAGCCGGTCAAGCAGGGCGGCAAAGACATTGGATATGTGCTGGCCGGCATGAAGCCGGAATTGATGCGCTCGGCGCTGCAAGGCACCGCTGGTTCGCCAGGTTATCTTGAACTCAATCAGGTGTTTGGCGAGGCCGCGCAAGTGGTCGCCAAACGCGGCGATGAAAGCCTGAAATTCGGTGAGGCTCCTTACCAAGTCAAAGTCGGTGAATCGGCCTGGACCTTGTTTTACTGGCCAACCGCCGAGGAAGCGGCCAGCAATGGCACCATTATGGCGACATTCTGGGGGCTTTCAGCCTTGCTGATCGTTGGTGTCGGTCTATTGGCCTTTCTGATTATTCGCAGCATCGACAGAGCGGCCCATCAGGATGCGTCGGTTTTGCTGCGTCAGTTGCTGGCCAGCGCTGAGGGCAAGAATAATTTCGACGCCGCACAATATGGCCTGACCGTATTCAAGGACATTGCCTTGACGCTGGCCCGTCAGGAATGGTCGGTGCGTCGGGCGCCGGCCGCACCAGAGCCGACAGAAACTGCTGCTGCCCCGGAGCGTAAAAACCTGCCGGCTAAAGAAGCACCAGCGGCGCGTTTGGCGGCACCAGAAGCCGGGCGTGTGCGCTTGTCGCCTGAGATGTTCCGGGCCTATGACATCCGTGGTGTTGTCGGTGAGCAGCTGAATGAAGAAGTGGTGCGTCAGATTGGCCGTGCCATCGGCTCGGAAGCGTTCGAACGCGGCGAGCAGAAAGTCATTGTCGCCCGTGATGGCCGCCTGTCCGGACCGGATTTATTGGAGGCGCTGAAACGAGGTTTGCTGGAAAGCGGTCGTGATGTCATCGACTTGGGCGCGGTGCCGACACCGCTGCTGTATTTCGCAACTCATTACCTGTCGTCGCGCTCCGGCGTCATGCTGACCGGCAGCCATAACCCGTCCAATTACAACGGTCTGAAAATTGTGCTGGCCGGCGATACGCTGTCCGGCGACGACATCCAGCGTCTGCGCGAACGCATCGAAACCGGCAATTTGTTATCCGGTCGCGGCAGTCTGGAGCGGATGAGCATCGCCGAAGACTATATGGCGCAAATCACCTCTGATGTAGCTTTAGCGCAGCCGCTGAAGATTGTTATCGATTGCGGCAACGGTATTGCCGGTGCCGTGGCGCCGGATTTGTATCGGGCTCTCGGTTGCGAAGTCATTGAGTTGTACTGTGATGTCGACGGCAATTTCCCGAACCATCATCCGGACCCGTCGAAACCGAAGAATCTGGAAAAACTGATCGAAACGGTTAAAGCCGAACAGGCAGATGTTGGTTTGGCGTTCGATGGCGATGGTGATCGTTTGGGTGTCGTCGATTCCAACGGCAAGATCATTTGGCCGGATCGGCAATTGATGCTGTACGCGATGGATGTGTTGTCACGTCATCCGGGCACCGACATCATTTACGACGTCAAGTGCTCGCGCCATCTGGCTCGAGTCATTTCCGGTCATGGTGGTCGGCCATTGATGTGGCGTACCGGTCACTCACTGATCAAAGGCAAAATGCGTGAGACCGGCGCGTTGCTCGCCGGTGAACAAAGCGGCCATATTTTCTTTAAAGAGCGCTGGTACGGTTTTGATGACGCCATTTATACCGGTTGCCGACTGTTGGAAATTTTGGCAGCCGACTTCCGTAAATCGGCGGATATTTTCAAGAGTTTGCCGGAGGGCGTAACGACACCGGAACTCAATATGGCGATCAGCGATCAGCGCAAATTTGCCTTCGTTGACAAGCTGGCTCAAGAAGGTGATTTCGCCGGTGGTCAGGTCAATACCATTGATGGCGTACGGGTCGATTTCGCTGATGGTTGGGGCTTGGTGCGGGCATCGAACACGACGCCGGCATTGGTATTGCGATTCGAAGCCGATAACGAGACGGCACTGAAGCGCATTCAGGAACTATTCCGTGGCCAGTTGTTGATGGTCGATCCGCAGGCGCAATTGCCGTTTTAA
- the slmA gene encoding nucleoid occlusion factor SlmA has product MANRGQSSRKQQILETLAQMLEQSPGARITTAQLAAALEVSEAALYRQFPSKARMFEGLLDFIEEVIFSRVRVILDEETDAVVRCGKITHLLLTFAARNPGMSRLLLGDALIGEDERLGARVNQIFERLDMQLRQVLREGVLNAQKPLSVDVNGTAGLLLAVVEGRLRQFVRSNFKQSPTAQWDGQWNLLAQGISSNVSARQSALA; this is encoded by the coding sequence ATGGCGAACCGGGGACAAAGCTCGCGCAAGCAACAAATCCTGGAAACGCTGGCGCAGATGCTGGAACAAAGTCCGGGTGCCCGGATTACCACCGCGCAGCTGGCTGCCGCGCTGGAGGTATCGGAGGCCGCGCTGTATCGGCAGTTTCCCAGCAAGGCTCGGATGTTCGAAGGCTTGCTCGATTTTATCGAGGAAGTGATATTCAGTCGGGTCCGCGTCATTCTTGATGAAGAAACTGACGCGGTCGTTCGCTGCGGAAAAATCACCCATTTATTGCTGACCTTTGCCGCGCGCAATCCAGGGATGTCGCGCTTGTTGCTAGGTGATGCGCTGATTGGTGAAGACGAACGCCTTGGGGCGCGCGTCAATCAGATTTTCGAGCGGCTCGACATGCAGTTGCGGCAAGTGTTGCGCGAAGGCGTGCTGAATGCCCAAAAACCATTGAGTGTCGATGTCAACGGTACTGCGGGTTTACTGCTGGCCGTCGTCGAGGGCCGTTTGCGCCAGTTTGTCCGCAGCAACTTCAAGCAGTCGCCGACCGCGCAGTGGGACGGCCAATGGAATCTGTTGGCACAGGGCATCAGCAGTAATGTCAGCGCCCGACAAAGTGCTTTGGCCTGA
- the pyrE gene encoding orotate phosphoribosyltransferase, translating into MHDFQRQFIEFALSRQVLKFGEFELKSGRISPYFFNAGLFRTGADLAKLGRFYAEATVESGLPFDMLFGPAYKGIPLVSATAIALADQHQRDYAWAFNRKEAKAHGEGGNIVGAALAGRVLIVDDVITAGTAIRETMALLQAQGATPAGVVVALDRAERGSGELSAIQEIEKQYGIPVIPIIRLQDLISFLQHRPEFREHASRIEEYRARYGV; encoded by the coding sequence ATGCACGATTTTCAACGCCAATTCATCGAGTTTGCCCTGTCCCGCCAAGTGCTTAAATTTGGCGAGTTTGAATTGAAATCCGGCCGTATCAGTCCGTATTTCTTCAACGCCGGTTTGTTCCGTACCGGCGCAGACCTCGCCAAGCTCGGTCGTTTCTACGCCGAGGCGACGGTGGAGTCTGGACTGCCGTTCGATATGCTGTTTGGCCCGGCCTACAAGGGTATTCCGCTGGTCTCAGCGACCGCCATTGCCCTGGCCGACCAACATCAGCGCGACTACGCCTGGGCATTCAATCGCAAGGAAGCCAAAGCCCATGGCGAAGGCGGCAATATCGTTGGCGCCGCGTTGGCCGGCCGGGTGTTGATTGTCGATGACGTCATCACCGCCGGTACTGCCATTCGGGAAACGATGGCGCTGCTTCAAGCCCAGGGCGCGACGCCGGCCGGTGTTGTGGTAGCGCTGGATAGGGCCGAGCGTGGCAGCGGGGAACTGTCGGCTATCCAGGAAATCGAAAAGCAGTACGGTATTCCGGTGATCCCGATTATCCGTCTCCAGGATCTGATAAGCTTTTTGCAGCATCGTCCCGAATTTCGCGAACACGCGAGCCGAATCGAGGAATACAGAGCACGTTATGGCGTTTAA
- a CDS encoding exodeoxyribonuclease III produces MLTVTSLNVNGLRSAARKGMFDWLAKSDIDVLCVQELKAKEDQLEDMVFAPEGWHRFLFPAERPGYAGVGLYSRVKPKAVSRGLGFDQADNEGRYIVADFGKLQIASLYLPSGSAGPARQEAKDEFLQKYLPILKKQVKADKPLIICGDYNIAHKEIDLKNWKSNQKNSGFLPHERAWMDKVQDELGWVDAFRVVDDRPEQYTWWSNRGQAWAKNVGWRIDYHLVSPSLKSKVKSASIYKDERYSDHAPLTLKYDLSL; encoded by the coding sequence GTGCTGACCGTCACTTCCCTGAACGTCAATGGCCTGCGCTCAGCGGCGCGCAAAGGCATGTTCGACTGGCTGGCCAAGTCCGATATTGATGTGCTCTGCGTCCAGGAGCTGAAAGCCAAGGAAGATCAACTGGAAGACATGGTGTTTGCGCCCGAAGGCTGGCATCGTTTCCTGTTTCCGGCCGAGCGACCCGGTTATGCCGGGGTGGGGCTATATTCCAGGGTCAAACCGAAAGCGGTCAGTCGAGGTCTGGGCTTTGATCAGGCTGATAATGAAGGGCGTTATATCGTTGCCGATTTCGGCAAGCTGCAAATCGCCAGTTTGTACCTGCCGTCCGGTTCGGCTGGACCGGCCCGTCAGGAAGCCAAGGATGAATTTCTTCAGAAATACCTGCCAATCCTGAAAAAACAGGTCAAGGCTGACAAGCCGCTGATCATCTGTGGCGATTACAACATCGCGCACAAGGAAATTGATTTAAAGAACTGGAAATCGAATCAGAAGAATTCCGGTTTTCTGCCGCATGAGCGGGCCTGGATGGACAAAGTGCAGGATGAGCTTGGCTGGGTCGATGCCTTTCGTGTTGTCGACGACCGGCCCGAGCAGTACACCTGGTGGAGTAACCGCGGTCAGGCCTGGGCCAAGAATGTCGGGTGGCGTATTGATTACCATTTGGTGTCGCCGTCACTGAAATCAAAAGTTAAATCAGCGAGCATCTACAAGGACGAGCGCTATTCCGATCATGCGCCACTGACATTGAAATACGATTTGTCACTCTGA
- a CDS encoding peroxiredoxin, with amino-acid sequence MIKIGDKIPRASVQTMSENGPVVHNTDELFGQGKTVLFAVPGAYTPTCSKAHLPGFVVKADEIKAKGVDRIVCMAVNDAFVMNAWGKANNAEHLIMLADGNAEFTKALGLDSDAAAFGMGTRSRRFAMIIEDGVVKHLAVEQPREFQVSSAEAILAKL; translated from the coding sequence ATGATCAAAATCGGCGACAAAATTCCTCGTGCCAGCGTCCAGACCATGTCGGAAAACGGCCCGGTCGTGCACAACACCGACGAGCTGTTTGGCCAAGGCAAAACCGTGTTGTTCGCCGTACCCGGCGCTTACACCCCTACCTGCTCGAAAGCGCATCTGCCAGGCTTTGTCGTCAAAGCCGATGAGATCAAGGCCAAAGGCGTCGATCGCATCGTCTGCATGGCCGTCAATGACGCGTTTGTCATGAACGCCTGGGGCAAAGCCAATAATGCTGAGCACTTGATCATGCTGGCCGATGGCAATGCCGAATTCACCAAGGCATTGGGGCTAGATAGCGATGCGGCCGCTTTTGGTATGGGTACACGCAGCCGTCGCTTTGCGATGATTATTGAAGATGGCGTCGTCAAACATCTGGCCGTTGAGCAACCGCGCGAATTTCAGGTCAGCTCGGCCGAAGCGATACTGGCCAAGCTATAA
- the rsmA gene encoding 16S rRNA (adenine(1518)-N(6)/adenine(1519)-N(6))-dimethyltransferase RsmA, with amino-acid sequence MKEHIARKRFGQNFLQDHQVIENIVQAIAPKHSDRLIEIGPGLGALTKPVLQKAGKLTAIELDRDVIPILKKNCANVGELNIVSQDVLTVDFAALFPGETIRVYGNLPYNISTPLLFHLFSFSNKIEDMVFMLQKEVVERMVAVADDEAYGRLSIMVQYYGQPDLLFIVPPEAFDPAPKVHSAIVRLVPHANRALRADQEPLFAQLVQLAFNARRKTLRNVWKGVVTTEQMEAAKINGNLRPENLPLSDYIALTRVLQP; translated from the coding sequence GTGAAAGAACATATCGCGCGCAAACGATTCGGCCAGAACTTTTTGCAGGACCATCAGGTTATTGAAAATATTGTGCAGGCGATTGCACCAAAGCATTCTGATCGCTTGATTGAAATTGGTCCTGGTCTTGGCGCCTTGACCAAACCGGTATTGCAAAAAGCCGGCAAGTTAACTGCTATAGAATTGGACCGCGATGTCATTCCGATTCTGAAAAAAAACTGCGCCAATGTGGGTGAACTAAATATCGTCAGCCAGGATGTGTTGACGGTGGACTTCGCCGCATTGTTTCCCGGCGAAACGATCCGCGTTTACGGTAATCTGCCTTACAATATCTCGACGCCACTGCTGTTTCATTTGTTCAGCTTCAGCAACAAGATCGAGGACATGGTGTTCATGTTGCAAAAGGAAGTGGTCGAACGCATGGTCGCGGTCGCCGATGATGAAGCCTATGGCCGGCTGTCGATCATGGTGCAGTATTACGGCCAACCCGATTTGCTGTTTATCGTTCCGCCGGAAGCCTTTGATCCGGCGCCGAAAGTGCATTCAGCGATTGTCCGGCTGGTACCCCATGCCAACCGTGCGCTACGCGCCGATCAGGAGCCGTTATTTGCCCAGTTGGTGCAACTGGCCTTCAACGCCCGACGCAAAACCTTGCGCAATGTCTGGAAAGGCGTTGTAACCACGGAACAAATGGAAGCGGCGAAAATCAATGGTAATTTGCGCCCTGAAAATCTGCCGCTTTCGGACTATATTGCTTTGACCCGGGTGTTACAGCCGTAA
- the pdxA gene encoding 4-hydroxythreonine-4-phosphate dehydrogenase PdxA, whose translation MATPVRLLVSSGEPAGIGPELTIRLAQQRQPFSFAVIADPVLLQQRAAMLNLPLQMHLVAVDEPWPTSSPGQLNVIAVPLAKTSAAGMLENANADYVLRMLTIAGHAALNHNVDAIVTAPVHKGVINEAGVAFQGHTEFFAELAGNVPVLMLLACEGLRVALLTTHMPLRAVADAVTPEKLEHTLRLLHRELQQKFAISSPRIAVLGLNPHAGEGGHMGREEIDVIQPVVARLQAEGMTLLGPLSADTAFTDDHRRRYDAVLAMYHDQGLPVLKTLGFHRSVNITLGLPFIRTSVDHGTALDIAARGIADTGSLQYACEQAVLLANASR comes from the coding sequence TTGGCTACTCCGGTTCGACTGCTGGTCAGTTCCGGGGAACCGGCTGGCATCGGTCCGGAATTGACGATCAGGCTGGCGCAACAGCGTCAGCCTTTTTCATTTGCAGTGATCGCCGATCCGGTCTTGTTACAACAGCGAGCCGCAATGCTGAATCTGCCGCTGCAGATGCATCTGGTTGCTGTCGATGAGCCATGGCCAACTTCGTCACCGGGACAGCTCAACGTCATCGCCGTGCCGTTAGCAAAAACGAGTGCTGCTGGAATGTTGGAAAACGCCAACGCCGACTATGTGCTGCGTATGCTAACCATCGCCGGTCACGCTGCACTGAACCATAACGTCGATGCCATCGTTACGGCGCCGGTACATAAAGGCGTGATCAATGAAGCCGGTGTCGCGTTTCAAGGCCATACCGAATTTTTTGCCGAGTTGGCCGGCAATGTGCCGGTGTTGATGCTGCTTGCTTGCGAGGGGTTACGCGTCGCGTTACTGACCACGCATATGCCGCTGCGCGCGGTCGCCGATGCGGTTACACCGGAAAAACTCGAACACACGCTTCGTTTACTTCACCGCGAGTTGCAGCAGAAATTCGCGATCTCCTCGCCGCGTATCGCTGTTCTGGGTCTGAACCCGCATGCAGGTGAAGGCGGTCATATGGGCCGCGAGGAAATTGACGTAATACAACCCGTGGTGGCGCGCTTGCAAGCCGAAGGTATGACACTACTCGGCCCGCTATCCGCTGATACCGCTTTCACCGACGATCACCGCCGACGTTACGATGCGGTGTTGGCGATGTACCATGATCAGGGCTTGCCGGTGTTGAAAACGCTCGGCTTTCATCGCAGCGTCAATATCACGCTCGGTCTGCCGTTTATCCGCACGTCGGTCGACCACGGTACCGCGCTTGATATCGCCGCCCGCGGCATTGCTGATACCGGCAGCCTGCAATACGCCTGCGAACAGGCCGTGCTGCTGGCCAACGCCTCCCGCTGA
- the surA gene encoding peptidylprolyl isomerase SurA gives MKKFLLALSFSALTQAAMAAQTLDRAVAIVDDDVVLASELERRLETIKGDLAARNVRAPADDILRQQVLERLIVDNLQLQLARRAGVRISDQELASIIENIAKENQLSPEQFRMKLAADGINYELFREDIRNEVMIARARQGHVNRRVFISEQEVNSLADQITEQGEANTEYHLGHILIPISESASSDEVANASERARLIVEKIREGADFAGMAIANSSGQEALQGGDFGWKTLNQMPTLFATAVRNMQIAEVSDPLRSATGLHILKVFDIKGIQKVMVEQTHARHILIQPSKILTEVDAEKKARELAEKLRSGADFAELAKEHSADPGSGSLGGDLGWANPGTFVPEFERTMKSLAVNEISEPVRTQFGWHIIQVLGRRADDQTDDKIKDRAYRMLHQRKFEEEVETWIREIRDQAYVKVLDSEG, from the coding sequence ATGAAGAAGTTTTTATTGGCCTTGAGTTTCTCGGCACTGACGCAGGCAGCCATGGCTGCGCAAACGCTGGATCGCGCGGTCGCGATTGTTGATGATGATGTCGTGCTGGCAAGCGAGTTGGAGCGCCGGCTGGAAACGATCAAAGGCGATTTGGCTGCGCGCAATGTCCGGGCGCCGGCCGACGATATTCTGCGCCAGCAAGTGCTCGAGCGTTTGATTGTTGATAACCTGCAATTGCAATTGGCGCGCCGCGCCGGTGTGCGCATCAGCGATCAGGAACTGGCATCGATCATCGAAAACATCGCCAAGGAAAATCAGCTATCCCCGGAGCAATTCCGGATGAAACTGGCCGCTGATGGCATCAACTACGAATTGTTCCGCGAAGACATCCGCAATGAAGTAATGATTGCCCGCGCCCGTCAGGGTCACGTCAATCGCCGGGTGTTCATCAGTGAGCAGGAAGTCAATTCGCTGGCCGATCAAATCACCGAACAAGGCGAGGCGAATACCGAATACCACTTGGGTCATATCCTGATCCCGATTTCCGAATCGGCCAGCAGCGATGAAGTCGCGAACGCCAGCGAGCGGGCCCGTCTGATTGTCGAAAAAATTCGCGAAGGTGCCGACTTTGCCGGCATGGCCATTGCCAACTCTTCCGGCCAGGAAGCACTGCAAGGTGGCGATTTCGGCTGGAAAACCCTGAATCAAATGCCGACTCTGTTTGCTACCGCCGTGCGCAATATGCAAATTGCGGAAGTATCGGATCCGCTGCGTAGCGCCACCGGTTTGCATATTCTGAAAGTGTTCGATATCAAAGGCATTCAGAAAGTCATGGTCGAGCAAACACATGCCCGCCATATCCTGATTCAACCGAGCAAAATTCTGACCGAAGTCGATGCCGAGAAAAAAGCGCGTGAGCTCGCCGAAAAACTGCGCAGCGGTGCCGACTTTGCCGAACTGGCCAAAGAGCATTCCGCCGATCCGGGTTCAGGCAGCCTTGGTGGCGATCTCGGTTGGGCCAATCCGGGGACTTTTGTTCCGGAATTCGAACGGACGATGAAATCCCTGGCCGTCAACGAAATCTCCGAGCCAGTACGCACCCAGTTTGGCTGGCACATCATTCAGGTGCTCGGTCGCCGTGCTGACGATCAAACGGACGACAAGATCAAAGATCGCGCCTATCGCATGTTGCATCAGCGCAAATTTGAAGAAGAAGTGGAAACCTGGATTCGCGAAATCCGCGATCAGGCTTACGTCAAAGTTCTGGATAGCGAAGGCTGA